A region of the Sinorhizobium arboris LMG 14919 genome:
TGCGCTTTCGGTGCAATGATCAAGGGACCGATTGGACATGACTGCTGAAACCCTTATCGCCAGCCTGCAACTCTCGATGCCCGAGCTGATCCTTGCGGTCGGCGCGATGGCACTCCTGATGATCGGCGTCTTCTCGAGCGAAAGAGCCACACCGACCGTGACCGGGCTTGCGGTCGCGGTGCTCATCATCGCAGGGCTTTGGCTCGTGCTGAAGACCGGTGTGGGGGAGGCCTATGGTGGCGCCTTCCTTTCCGATCCGTTCGCCAAGTTCATGAAGGTGCTCGCGCTGATCGGCTCGATCACCGTGATGGTGATGACCGTCGGTCACGCGCGTTCGGCCCAGATCGACCGGTTCGAGTTCCCCGTGCTTCTGGTTCTGGCCACCCTCGGCATGCTGCTGATGATCTCGGCCAACGATCTCATCTCGCTCTACCTGTCGTTGGAACTGCAGTCGCTCGCCCTCTACGTCGTGGCGGCAATCAACCGCGACAGCGTCCGGTCGACGGAAGCCGGCCTGAAATATTTCGTTCTCGGTGCGCTGTCTTCGGGGATGATGCTTTACGGCATGTCGCTCGTCTACGGTTTCACCGGGCATACCGGCTTCGGCGAGATCGCCGCAGCGCTGACGGCCGAGGGCCGGTCGCTCGGGCTCGTCTTCGGGCTGGTGTTCATTCTCGCGGGACTTGCGTTCAAGATCTCCGCGGTGCCCTTCCATATGTGGACGCCGGACGTCTATGAAGGTGCCCCGACGCCGGTGACGGCGTTCTTCGCCGCC
Encoded here:
- the nuoN gene encoding NADH-quinone oxidoreductase subunit NuoN; its protein translation is MTAETLIASLQLSMPELILAVGAMALLMIGVFSSERATPTVTGLAVAVLIIAGLWLVLKTGVGEAYGGAFLSDPFAKFMKVLALIGSITVMVMTVGHARSAQIDRFEFPVLLVLATLGMLLMISANDLISLYLSLELQSLALYVVAAINRDSVRSTEAGLKYFVLGALSSGMMLYGMSLVYGFTGHTGFGEIAAALTAEGRSLGLVFGLVFILAGLAFKISAVPFHMWTPDVYEGAPTPVTAFFAAGPKVAAISILVRIVINAFEPVVADWQQIVVFISIASMLLGSFAAIGQRNIKRLMAYSSIGHIGYALVGLAAGSMAGVRGVILYMLIYMVMTLGTFACILAMRRKEGEHVEGIDDLAGLSQTNPFMATVLTILMFSLAGIPPLAGFFAKYFVFVAAIEAQLYALAVIGVLASVVGAYYYLRVIKVMWFEEPRGEFARTAGELRLVFGLSGLFVLGYVLIGGPLGSAAEAAARTFF